In Dysidea avara chromosome 3, odDysAvar1.4, whole genome shotgun sequence, a single window of DNA contains:
- the LOC136249565 gene encoding uncharacterized protein isoform X1 — translation MNVVIAVCSMMIALRLVSATDLESTWNMICNENVTRSVVISASGTDNQGCLTNELTECKTLAYVLNNTNSLNDVPCLKVGLKDVSMVHYLPSEAPSLTGINFYMVSETGRAQITCSNSVESSAITSWSMQNAEVAIFKLLMFSNCRKRLAIKDVSNVYFQDVTFSGFSDSGLRLSNCFRVILQNIVVENCSSVQSEDINFPENGAVSLTYRNSSLHKSSIHVLNSQFNHNSISINAPSVRGEGAFGDNYPGRGGGLGLYINELLNQINLTIDNCMFNNNSAVDGGGVYISANGLSGGHRVTITNSVFNNNKAVFTGAGIFEASSKTGNFSGIDQFNRSYFSLSHCNFSRNVGDFGSSYIFVISLSRKRTPDRVSISDCIFDGNSATTVGSAIQISSLTYLQLPSLDTPYNISNCTFINNISPGGMVGFNSKDIDFRGTILFMNNHGPAIRAADSLISVHGDLLFINNTVEIFDGTIFMQDFVQLQLFQGSNINFTNNTGVLSAAFSVFVQEYPRVFAQSLYNPWCFLAYENLTASPSEWENVRISFETNNAFLAPNIYASGFQLCSWQNIIDNQTTFSEEAVLNWTVFNFVSVNKINYDTVGNVNKSNPVMFSTEDNGIRTAAVSINGTMEYKIRPGEQHNLNLTPYDSFGKPTAFVFGISQVTDPSVFLTGQIARYLSLEQEIPEFKRVLLESTIVEYFPNYNLPLQFGIKENTQLENFTVAVYTPVRLDASDVSAIFLDITVEKCLPGYVLRHSNDANLGLTCACELNGDIISCDASRGSIDIKDGLMAFNHSGKDFSDLKILPCPPTYCQCEAVLNSTMCIARYYYGRRQLQCHPHRTGNLCGACKHDNDGVGVLSMLCQECEDLNVFLLILLVLVDIVLVVLILLSATPFPPELKGILFYIQTMPYAVSAFPLSTWRGNQIMLYISSALSLYFPWDFCLYKGMSAIASSFFSYIPCSIAVIIIVLVLLYRPRGYTSARGIKFQRTYTQFRTRCSHGIWTLILLMYLRVLYISFAAFDCVDLPVNGLSWYIDGNVKCFSDHGHILLFIVGIVVSFLMTLPMLFIGLLPFSGLTERYATLRYLTTSASYGYKMKFKWWGSVELGRRFYLAFFWYASHSAKSTLQIFLYFATFALYIYFQPYEKSWHNWVESFLLAYSIILLSMRSTTFVVDSLLPNKYTGVMLPNNITNINDATSSLPPNNALTYFFVPLLYLPLLIGLVLVSYLLVKYVKNIVKNLRSVFQALKKSYFVTDEEISDQERRMTQEHIHTDSGVTVVKRDSGRVNRVQVTYAEF, via the exons ATGAACGTTGTGATAGCAGTGTGTAGTATGATGATTGCACTTCGGTTGGTATCAGCTACTGACCTCGAATCGACCTGGAACATGATTTGTAATGAAAATGTCACACGGTCTGTCGTGATCAGCGCTAGTGGAACTGACAATCAAGGCTGTTTAACTAACGAACTGACTGAGTGTAAAACTCTTGCGTACGTTCTCAATAATACTAATAGTTTAAATGACGTCCCCTGTCTCAAAGTTGGATTGAAAGATGTTTCTATGGTTCACTATCTTCCAAGTGAGGCACCATCTTTGACAGGGATCAACTTTTATATGGTCAGTGAGACAGGCAGAGCACAGATCACGTGTTCTAACAGTGTAGAGAGCAGTGCAATTACTAGTTGGTCTATGCAAAatgctgaagttgcaatttttaAGTTGCTGATGTTTTCAAATTGTAGGAAGAGATTAGCTATAAAAGATGTTTCTAATGTGTACTTCCAAGACGTTACCTTCAG TGGATTCAGTGATTCAGGTCTTCGGTTGTCCAACTGTTTCAGAGTTATACTACAAAATATTGTTGTTGAGAACTGTTCATCTGTACAATCTGAAGATATAAATTTCCCTGAAAATGGTGCTGTCTCACTAACATACCGCAACTCATCACTGCACAAATCAAGCATACATGTGTTAAACAGTCAATTTAATCACAACAGTATAAGCATTAATGCACCTAGTGTTAGGGGCGAGGGAGCATTTGGTGACAATTATCCCGGTCGTGGTGGAGGCCTGGGGCTATACATCAATGAATTATTGAATCAAATCAATCTCACCATTGATAACTGTATGTTTAACAATAACTCAGCAGTGGATGGTGGTGGAGTGTATATATCTGCCAATGGTTTGAGTGGCGGACACAGAGTGACAATTACTAACAGTGTATTTAATAACAACAAGGCTGTGTTTACTGGAGCTGGAATTTTTGAAGCATCCAGTAAAACAGGAAACTTTTCTGGTATTGATCAGTTTAATAGAAGTTATTTTTCTCTGTCTCATTGTAACTTCAGTAGAAACGTGGGTGACTTTGGCTCCAGTTACATTTTTGTTATTTCACTTTCAAGAAAACGGACTCCTGATAGAGTTTCTATTAGTGACTGTATATTTGATGGTAACAGTGCCACAACAGTAGGATCAGCTATTCAAATATCTTCACTAACTTACCTACAATTACCATCCCTAGATACTCCTTACAACATTTCCAACTG CACTTTTATCAACAACATTAGTCCAGGTGGTATGGTTGGATTTAACTCCAAAGACATAGACTTTCGTGGCACTATTCTTTTTATGAATAACCATGGACCTGCAATAAGA GCGGCAGATTCATTAATCAGTGTTCACGGTGATCTGCTTTTTATAAATAACACAGTGGAAATTTTCGATGGCACCATTTTTATGCAGGACTTTGTACAATTGCAGTTATTTCAAGGATCAAACATTAACTTTACAAATAACACGGGGGT TCTATCTGCAGCATTTTCAGTGTTTGTTCAAGAATACCCACGAGTGTTCGCTCAATCCTTATACAACCCATGGTGTTTTCTGGCATATGAAAATTTGACAGCTTCTCCATCCGAATGGGAAAAT GTTCGCATTTCATTTGAAACTAACAATGCTTTTTTAGCTCCTAATATATATGCCAGTGGTTTCCAGTTGTGCTCCTGGCAGAACATTATTGATAATCAAACTACATTTAGTGAAGAAGCAGTCCTAAATTGGACAGTATTCAATTTTGTCAGCGTCAATAAAATAAA CTATGATACGGTTGGTAACGTGAACAAATCAAACCCAGTAATGTTTTCTACTGAAGACAATGGAATACGAACTGCAGCAGTCTCTATAAATGGGACCATG GAATATAAAATTCGCCCTGGAGAGCAACACAACCTTAATCTCACCCCATATGATTCTTTCGGAAAACCAACTGCATTTGTGTTTGGGATAAGTCAAGTCACCGATCCAAGTGTGTTTCTTACTGGACAAATTGCTCGGTATCTTTCATTAGAGCAGGAAATACCA GAATTCAAACGTGTCTTGCTGGAGTCTACTATCGTAGAATATTTTCCCAATTACAATTTACCACTGCAATTTGGAATTAAGGAAAATACACAATTGGAAAACTTTACTGTCGCAGTATATACACCAGTTAGATTGGATGCTTCTGAT GTCTCAGCCATTTTCTTAGATATTACTGTGGAGAAGTGCCTACCAGGTTATGTACTCAGACACAGTAATGATGCTAACTTGGGCTTAACCTGTGCGTGTGAGCTCAATGGAGACATCATATCTTGTGATGCCAGTAGAGGGTCAATAGATATAAAG GATGGTTTGATGGCATTTAATCACAGTGGAAAGGACTTCTCTGATCTAAAGATTCTTCCATGCCCTCCTACATACTGCCAGTGTGAAGCAGTACTAAACTCTACAATGTGTATTGCTAGGTATTATTATGGTAGAAGACAGTTGCAATGTCATCCCCATCGCACAG GTAATTTGTGTGGAGCTTGTAAACATGATAACGATGGAGTGGGTGTTTTGTCAATGCTATGTCAAGAATGCGAAGATCTTAATGTGTTTTTATTAAttcttttag TGTTAGTTGATATTGTACTGGTTGTGCTGATCTTGTTATCAGCTACTCCATTTCCACCTGAACTCAAaggaattttattttacattcaA ACTATGCCATATGCTGTCAGTGCATTTCCATTGTCAACATGGAGAGGAAATCAAATT ATGCTGTATATCAGCAGTGCCTTAAGCTTGTACTTTCCATGGGACTTTTGCCTGTATAAGGGAATGTCTGCCATTGCTTCCAGTTTCTTCAGTTACATTCCATGTAGTATTGCAGTGATTATTATTGTCTTGGTACTCTTATACAG ACCACGTGGATATACTTCAGCAAGAGGGATAAAATTCCAGAGAACATATACTCAATTTCGGACTAGATGCTCTCACGGCATATGGACATTGATTCTTCTAATGTATCTAAGAGTATTGTACATTTCGTTTGCAGCATTTGACTGTGTTGATCTACCTGTAAATGGGCTG AGTTGGTACATTGATGGCAATGTAAAGTGTTTCAGTGACCATGGACATATACTACTTTTCATTGTTGGGATTGTTGTGTCATTTTTGATGACACTTCCTATGTTGTTTATTGGACTGTTACCATTCAGTGGACTAACAGAA CGATATGCTACTCTAAGATACCTAACTACATCAGCAAGCTATGGGTACAAAATGAAGTTCAAATGGTGGGGATCGGTAGAGTTGGGAAGAAGATTTTACCTGGCATTTTTCTGGTATGCAAGCCATTCTGCCAAATCA ACGTTGCAGATTTTCCTTTACTTTGCTACATTTGCACTCTACATATACTTCCAACCATACGAAAAGTCGTGGCATAACTGGGTGGAATCTTTTCTACTTGCATACAGCATCATTCTTTTATCAATGAGATCAACAACG tttgttGTTGATTCACTTCTACCCAACAAATATACTGGGGTTATGTTACCAAATAATATTACAAATATTAACGATGCAACCAGTTCTCTTCCACCGAACAATGCTCTCACATACTTCTTTGTACCATTACTGTATCTTCCACTGCTGATTGGTCTAGTACTAGTAAGCTATTTGCTGGTCAAGTATGTAAAGAATATTGTTAA GAATTTACGTTCAGTATTCCAAGCTTTAAAGAAGTCATACTTTGTGACAGATGAAGAGATTAGTGATCAAGAAAGGAGAATGACACAAGAGCACATACACACTGACAGTGGAGTCACTGTAGTGAAAAGGGACAGTGGGCGGGTCAACAGAGTACAAGTCACTTATGCTGAATTTTAA
- the LOC136249565 gene encoding uncharacterized protein isoform X2, with product MNVVIAVCSMMIALRLVSATDLESTWNMICNENVTRSVVISASGTDNQGCLTNELTECKTLAYVLNNTNSLNDVPCLKVGLKDVSMVHYLPSEAPSLTGINFYMVSETGRAQITCSNSVESSAITSWSMQNAEVAIFKLLMFSNCRKRLAIKDVSNVYFQDVTFSGFSDSGLRLSNCFRVILQNIVVENCSSVQSEDINFPENGAVSLTYRNSSLHKSSIHVLNSQFNHNSISINAPSVRGEGAFGDNYPGRGGGLGLYINELLNQINLTIDNCMFNNNSAVDGGGVYISANGLSGGHRVTITNSVFNNNKAVFTGAGIFEASSKTGNFSGIDQFNRSYFSLSHCNFSRNVGDFGSSYIFVISLSRKRTPDRVSISDCIFDGNSATTVGSAIQISSLTYLQLPSLDTPYNISNCTFINNISPGGMVGFNSKDIDFRGTILFMNNHGPAIRAADSLISVHGDLLFINNTVEIFDGTIFMQDFVQLQLFQGSNINFTNNTGVLSAAFSVFVQEYPRVFAQSLYNPWCFLAYENLTASPSEWENVRISFETNNAFLAPNIYASGFQLCSWQNIIDNQTTFSEEAVLNWTVFNFVSVNKINYDTVGNVNKSNPVMFSTEDNGIRTAAVSINGTMEYKIRPGEQHNLNLTPYDSFGKPTAFVFGISQVTDPSVFLTGQIARYLSLEQEIPVSAIFLDITVEKCLPGYVLRHSNDANLGLTCACELNGDIISCDASRGSIDIKDGLMAFNHSGKDFSDLKILPCPPTYCQCEAVLNSTMCIARYYYGRRQLQCHPHRTGNLCGACKHDNDGVGVLSMLCQECEDLNVFLLILLVLVDIVLVVLILLSATPFPPELKGILFYIQTMPYAVSAFPLSTWRGNQIMLYISSALSLYFPWDFCLYKGMSAIASSFFSYIPCSIAVIIIVLVLLYRPRGYTSARGIKFQRTYTQFRTRCSHGIWTLILLMYLRVLYISFAAFDCVDLPVNGLSWYIDGNVKCFSDHGHILLFIVGIVVSFLMTLPMLFIGLLPFSGLTERYATLRYLTTSASYGYKMKFKWWGSVELGRRFYLAFFWYASHSAKSTLQIFLYFATFALYIYFQPYEKSWHNWVESFLLAYSIILLSMRSTTFVVDSLLPNKYTGVMLPNNITNINDATSSLPPNNALTYFFVPLLYLPLLIGLVLVSYLLVKYVKNIVKNLRSVFQALKKSYFVTDEEISDQERRMTQEHIHTDSGVTVVKRDSGRVNRVQVTYAEF from the exons ATGAACGTTGTGATAGCAGTGTGTAGTATGATGATTGCACTTCGGTTGGTATCAGCTACTGACCTCGAATCGACCTGGAACATGATTTGTAATGAAAATGTCACACGGTCTGTCGTGATCAGCGCTAGTGGAACTGACAATCAAGGCTGTTTAACTAACGAACTGACTGAGTGTAAAACTCTTGCGTACGTTCTCAATAATACTAATAGTTTAAATGACGTCCCCTGTCTCAAAGTTGGATTGAAAGATGTTTCTATGGTTCACTATCTTCCAAGTGAGGCACCATCTTTGACAGGGATCAACTTTTATATGGTCAGTGAGACAGGCAGAGCACAGATCACGTGTTCTAACAGTGTAGAGAGCAGTGCAATTACTAGTTGGTCTATGCAAAatgctgaagttgcaatttttaAGTTGCTGATGTTTTCAAATTGTAGGAAGAGATTAGCTATAAAAGATGTTTCTAATGTGTACTTCCAAGACGTTACCTTCAG TGGATTCAGTGATTCAGGTCTTCGGTTGTCCAACTGTTTCAGAGTTATACTACAAAATATTGTTGTTGAGAACTGTTCATCTGTACAATCTGAAGATATAAATTTCCCTGAAAATGGTGCTGTCTCACTAACATACCGCAACTCATCACTGCACAAATCAAGCATACATGTGTTAAACAGTCAATTTAATCACAACAGTATAAGCATTAATGCACCTAGTGTTAGGGGCGAGGGAGCATTTGGTGACAATTATCCCGGTCGTGGTGGAGGCCTGGGGCTATACATCAATGAATTATTGAATCAAATCAATCTCACCATTGATAACTGTATGTTTAACAATAACTCAGCAGTGGATGGTGGTGGAGTGTATATATCTGCCAATGGTTTGAGTGGCGGACACAGAGTGACAATTACTAACAGTGTATTTAATAACAACAAGGCTGTGTTTACTGGAGCTGGAATTTTTGAAGCATCCAGTAAAACAGGAAACTTTTCTGGTATTGATCAGTTTAATAGAAGTTATTTTTCTCTGTCTCATTGTAACTTCAGTAGAAACGTGGGTGACTTTGGCTCCAGTTACATTTTTGTTATTTCACTTTCAAGAAAACGGACTCCTGATAGAGTTTCTATTAGTGACTGTATATTTGATGGTAACAGTGCCACAACAGTAGGATCAGCTATTCAAATATCTTCACTAACTTACCTACAATTACCATCCCTAGATACTCCTTACAACATTTCCAACTG CACTTTTATCAACAACATTAGTCCAGGTGGTATGGTTGGATTTAACTCCAAAGACATAGACTTTCGTGGCACTATTCTTTTTATGAATAACCATGGACCTGCAATAAGA GCGGCAGATTCATTAATCAGTGTTCACGGTGATCTGCTTTTTATAAATAACACAGTGGAAATTTTCGATGGCACCATTTTTATGCAGGACTTTGTACAATTGCAGTTATTTCAAGGATCAAACATTAACTTTACAAATAACACGGGGGT TCTATCTGCAGCATTTTCAGTGTTTGTTCAAGAATACCCACGAGTGTTCGCTCAATCCTTATACAACCCATGGTGTTTTCTGGCATATGAAAATTTGACAGCTTCTCCATCCGAATGGGAAAAT GTTCGCATTTCATTTGAAACTAACAATGCTTTTTTAGCTCCTAATATATATGCCAGTGGTTTCCAGTTGTGCTCCTGGCAGAACATTATTGATAATCAAACTACATTTAGTGAAGAAGCAGTCCTAAATTGGACAGTATTCAATTTTGTCAGCGTCAATAAAATAAA CTATGATACGGTTGGTAACGTGAACAAATCAAACCCAGTAATGTTTTCTACTGAAGACAATGGAATACGAACTGCAGCAGTCTCTATAAATGGGACCATG GAATATAAAATTCGCCCTGGAGAGCAACACAACCTTAATCTCACCCCATATGATTCTTTCGGAAAACCAACTGCATTTGTGTTTGGGATAAGTCAAGTCACCGATCCAAGTGTGTTTCTTACTGGACAAATTGCTCGGTATCTTTCATTAGAGCAGGAAATACCA GTCTCAGCCATTTTCTTAGATATTACTGTGGAGAAGTGCCTACCAGGTTATGTACTCAGACACAGTAATGATGCTAACTTGGGCTTAACCTGTGCGTGTGAGCTCAATGGAGACATCATATCTTGTGATGCCAGTAGAGGGTCAATAGATATAAAG GATGGTTTGATGGCATTTAATCACAGTGGAAAGGACTTCTCTGATCTAAAGATTCTTCCATGCCCTCCTACATACTGCCAGTGTGAAGCAGTACTAAACTCTACAATGTGTATTGCTAGGTATTATTATGGTAGAAGACAGTTGCAATGTCATCCCCATCGCACAG GTAATTTGTGTGGAGCTTGTAAACATGATAACGATGGAGTGGGTGTTTTGTCAATGCTATGTCAAGAATGCGAAGATCTTAATGTGTTTTTATTAAttcttttag TGTTAGTTGATATTGTACTGGTTGTGCTGATCTTGTTATCAGCTACTCCATTTCCACCTGAACTCAAaggaattttattttacattcaA ACTATGCCATATGCTGTCAGTGCATTTCCATTGTCAACATGGAGAGGAAATCAAATT ATGCTGTATATCAGCAGTGCCTTAAGCTTGTACTTTCCATGGGACTTTTGCCTGTATAAGGGAATGTCTGCCATTGCTTCCAGTTTCTTCAGTTACATTCCATGTAGTATTGCAGTGATTATTATTGTCTTGGTACTCTTATACAG ACCACGTGGATATACTTCAGCAAGAGGGATAAAATTCCAGAGAACATATACTCAATTTCGGACTAGATGCTCTCACGGCATATGGACATTGATTCTTCTAATGTATCTAAGAGTATTGTACATTTCGTTTGCAGCATTTGACTGTGTTGATCTACCTGTAAATGGGCTG AGTTGGTACATTGATGGCAATGTAAAGTGTTTCAGTGACCATGGACATATACTACTTTTCATTGTTGGGATTGTTGTGTCATTTTTGATGACACTTCCTATGTTGTTTATTGGACTGTTACCATTCAGTGGACTAACAGAA CGATATGCTACTCTAAGATACCTAACTACATCAGCAAGCTATGGGTACAAAATGAAGTTCAAATGGTGGGGATCGGTAGAGTTGGGAAGAAGATTTTACCTGGCATTTTTCTGGTATGCAAGCCATTCTGCCAAATCA ACGTTGCAGATTTTCCTTTACTTTGCTACATTTGCACTCTACATATACTTCCAACCATACGAAAAGTCGTGGCATAACTGGGTGGAATCTTTTCTACTTGCATACAGCATCATTCTTTTATCAATGAGATCAACAACG tttgttGTTGATTCACTTCTACCCAACAAATATACTGGGGTTATGTTACCAAATAATATTACAAATATTAACGATGCAACCAGTTCTCTTCCACCGAACAATGCTCTCACATACTTCTTTGTACCATTACTGTATCTTCCACTGCTGATTGGTCTAGTACTAGTAAGCTATTTGCTGGTCAAGTATGTAAAGAATATTGTTAA GAATTTACGTTCAGTATTCCAAGCTTTAAAGAAGTCATACTTTGTGACAGATGAAGAGATTAGTGATCAAGAAAGGAGAATGACACAAGAGCACATACACACTGACAGTGGAGTCACTGTAGTGAAAAGGGACAGTGGGCGGGTCAACAGAGTACAAGTCACTTATGCTGAATTTTAA